The sequence CCGTTGGCGGCCAGGTCCTGCGCCGCGCGCATGCCCATGCCGCCGCATATCACGGCTTCGCAGCCGGCCAGGGCCTCCAGGATGCTCGCATGGGAGTGGTGCGAGTGCCCGGGTGCGTGCTCATGCCCATGCCCGTGCTCTCCCTCGGGGTTGTCGCATTCGCCCCGGGCGTGAGCGGTGAAACCGTTCTGCATCACCCGGCTGGACTTGATCCGGCCCTCTTCCACCTCGAACACCACAAAGCAGGCGCAGCGGCCGAAATGCGGGGAAATCCCGACCCCGTCGTTCGATGGTACGGCGATTCTCATTCCGTTGTCCCTCTATTGTTCAGTTGTTTTCCGTTCCCTGTCCGATTCCGGCGCTCCGCCCGTGACGCCCCCGCAGGCAGCGGCGGCGCTGTCCGTGCCCGCGGCCCGCTCCGCCGTTTCCGTCCGTGCGGTGAAGGTTGACTCCTCCGCAGGACGGGCAGAGGGGCGGCCGTCCGGTGCACCAGGATACGGACCAGGCATGATTGCAGTCCAGGCAGGTAAAAGTCCTCTGGTCAGGCATCTCAAAAGTCCCTCCCTCGATGCGCAGCGCCTTGGCCTCAACCAGGGCCGAGGCCACCTTGCGCCGCGCCGATTGGATTATACGCCCGAAAGTCTGGCGTGAGACATTCATCCGCGCTGCGGCGCTTTCCTGGTACAACCCCTCATAATCGGCCAGACGGAGGGCCTCCAGTTCATCCACGGACAGAATCACCTCCTCCAGTGCGGAGGTAGGGGTGCCGGCGGGCTTGAACAATCTGCAGCCGGGCATCCGGTCGATCATTCTGCGGCAGCAAGGACGGGGCAGACGTACCTCCTTATGAGCATATGCTCATAATAAATTGGAATCCGCCGGAAGTCAACAGAATAATCCCCATGCTTTGCGGCGTTCCGCCAAAAAAAAGGACCGCCCGAAAGGGCGGCCCTTCGATTGTCAGGATATGATTTCGTTTCGGCTCAAGCCTTGTAGAATTCCCTCACCGCGGCTGTAACCCGGTCCACCTGCTCCGGGGTGATCTCCGGGAACATCGGCAGCGAGAGTATCCGCCCGGCCAGACGCTCGGCCACCGGGTAGCTGCCCTCACCCAGGCCCAGGTCGGAGTAGGCTTTGTGAAGGTGGATCGGCACAGGGTAGTGGATGCCCCACTGGATTCCGCTGCGGCTGAGGTGCTCGCCCAACTCGTCACGGCGCTCGCACTGGATCACGAACAGGTGGAACACGTGGCTCTCCGGGGCGTTGTGGTCGAACACGGGGGCCTTGACCCCCGGCACACCCTCCAGGCCCTTGGCGTAGCGCAGGGCGGCCTCGAAACGGGCGCGGTTCCAGCTGTTCAGAAGCGGCAGCTTGGTGTCCAGCACAGCGGCCTGGAGCGAGTCCAGGCGGCTGTTCAGGCCGATCGACTCGTGGATGTATTTTTTCACCGAGCCGTAGTTGCGCAGAAGGCGCAGCCGGTCGGCCAGGCCCCGGTCATCGGTCACGATCATGCCGCCGTCGCCGAAGCCGCCCAGGTTCTTGGCCGGGTAAAAACTGTAGCAGCCCGCCGCGCCGAAACTGCCGCTGCAGCGACCAGCCCAGCGCGCGCCGTGGCTCTGGCAGGCGTCCTCCACCAGCAGAAGGCCGTTCTCGCTGGCAAAGGCGATCACGCGGTCCATGTCCAGGCACTGGCCGTACAGGTGCACTGGGATGATGGCCTTGGTGCGGGCGGTCAACTTCGTCCTGGCCTGGTCGAGATCGATCAGGAAAGAATCCGGGTCGCAGTCCACCGGGACCACGCGCGCCCCCAGCTCAGAGACCGCCAGGGCTGTGGCGATGAAAGTGTTGGCCGGGATCAGGACCTCATCCCCGGGGCCGATGCCCAAGGCGCGGCAGGACAGGCAGAGGGCATCCGTGCCCGTGGCCACGCCGATCGCCTCGGCCGAGCCGATGAAGGCGGCGAAATTCTTCTCGAAACGGCTCACCTGCGGGCCCAGGAT comes from bacterium and encodes:
- a CDS encoding iron-molybdenum cofactor biosynthesis protein — encoded protein: MRIAVPSNDGVGISPHFGRCACFVVFEVEEGRIKSSRVMQNGFTAHARGECDNPEGEHGHGHEHAPGHSHHSHASILEALAGCEAVICGGMGMRAAQDLAANGIQAIPTPFQGTAEEAVLALLAGSLPKGGGFCGCHS
- a CDS encoding DUF134 domain-containing protein, with translation MPRPCCRRMIDRMPGCRLFKPAGTPTSALEEVILSVDELEALRLADYEGLYQESAAARMNVSRQTFGRIIQSARRKVASALVEAKALRIEGGTFEMPDQRTFTCLDCNHAWSVSWCTGRPPLCPSCGGVNLHRTDGNGGAGRGHGQRRRCLRGRHGRSAGIGQGTENN
- a CDS encoding DegT/DnrJ/EryC1/StrS family aminotransferase, which produces MSDTVPFVDLKLNYLLHREKFDRAMLEVCEAGSYILGPQVSRFEKNFAAFIGSAEAIGVATGTDALCLSCRALGIGPGDEVLIPANTFIATALAVSELGARVVPVDCDPDSFLIDLDQARTKLTARTKAIIPVHLYGQCLDMDRVIAFASENGLLLVEDACQSHGARWAGRCSGSFGAAGCYSFYPAKNLGGFGDGGMIVTDDRGLADRLRLLRNYGSVKKYIHESIGLNSRLDSLQAAVLDTKLPLLNSWNRARFEAALRYAKGLEGVPGVKAPVFDHNAPESHVFHLFVIQCERRDELGEHLSRSGIQWGIHYPVPIHLHKAYSDLGLGEGSYPVAERLAGRILSLPMFPEITPEQVDRVTAAVREFYKA